Genomic segment of Pseudoalteromonas sp. NC201:
AAATGTAGCTCAGCACCAGCCCTTAGTTGTTGACCAATCTCTTTTGCAGGACCTGAGAGTGCGGTGGACATACCAATTTTCACCACAGGTTGAGCGGAAGCTGCAAAGCTCAGTACAGCAGAAGCAAAAGTGAATAGTAAAAATTTAACACCGAAAATACTCATATACTTGCCGTACTGTCTCTCTTAGCGTTGTGGTGAGGGCTTTTTTACCAGATAACCCAAGCAAATTAATTACGACGTGGGTCGAATGTTGCTGTAATATTAGACGAATCACTAATGCTTTGGAAACTTTAGTTAAGTTTTTAAGCAATCGAGGATCGGTTGTGATCAACTGCCATAAAAAAGGACATACTTGTTGCTCAACCGGGTTGCTTTTACGTAAATAGCGCAAATAATCTAGCTGCTCATTAGTTATATGTTCAAAGGGTAAGGTCGCCAATAGCGCGCTCACCACCTCAGTATCGAGTTGTTGATAGTGCGAGCGCAACTGATAGAAAAAAGCTTGTTTGAATACTCGAGTATAGGCGTTGTCTAAGTCGCCTCGGATTTTTTTGAACATCAAAACTGCATACTCGCCACTGGCCTTATCTTGCTTAAATCCCAGTTTCATCGGCTGATAGTGACGTTGTGACCAAAATGAAAGCAATGGCGCTGTAAGGCCAAAACTGGTTCCTATGTAACTGATATCTTCTGGTAATGTGGTTTCAAAACATTCAAGTAATTGACTGCCAATTCCTTGCTGTTGTACATCCGGGTGCACGGCTATTCTAACAACTCTTGCGCTTTTTTCGGTGACAAAACGGCTATCACCCAAGCTTGTCGTTAGCTGCTGCGCCAAGAGATGGCCTGTGGGTCTTCGTTTTCCTACTAGAATATCTTCTGCGAGATCTGAAGCGAGTCCGCCTTCGATGACAGCAAGGCAAATACCTACTAGTTCGTTATTGCAAAACGCACCTTGTAAGCGCAGATCGGGTGCATCTAATAATTGCCGTAAATCATCGACGCTGGTTTGATAATGCGCTAAAACGAGCAGTGAAAATACTTGCTCAAGTAACTGGCTATTTTCTACCAATTCACTCTGGGAAATAGCACGCATTGTGGTTGATGAAGTGAATATGGGTGATGTCGCTTTACACTCGAGTACAAATAAATCCCTGATCTGCTGCTCCAGTGGATCATCTGACGCATAACGAATAGGAGTCGACAAGGTGAAATCAAGATAACTTGGGTAATGTGATTCTAAGTAGCGTTTAAACCGTAACGTGTAGCCTCTACCATTACCCTCATAACCAACTAAGGTGCTGGAAAAAATGCAGCGAAAACCAAGTTGAGTGATTTGTATTAAAAATGGAACTGGCAGGGCAGCTGCCTCATCTACCAAAATAATCGTATTGCTATCAAGCGTAGAGGCTTGTTGTAGTAACGTATCTGGTGCCATATAGCTGAGATTAGCCAGCTTCTTCGTTTTTACATCAACCTCGGTATTGAGTGTTTGAGCAAGCATGCTAAAGCAACTATGCAGAGCATGAAAATGGCGGCTACAAATAACAAATTGTTGTGTAGGATGCTTTGATGCCAAGAGACCTAATAACGCGCTCTTCCCTCGACCTCTATCTGCACTCAGTAATACAGGTGTTTGCTGGTTTTCCAATATTGCGGAGAGTTGCGCAAGTACAATTTGTTGCTCTGCAATACCACTAACCACTGAACTTGTAGCAAGATACGCTGAGGGTAATTGAGCTCCAAAGTGTTCACTGATATGCCAAACTGTTCGTTGCTGCCAGAGCTGCTGCCACCTTTTTAAAAAGTGGCTGTGTTTGGGCGTTTGCCCCTCTGAACACCAGCGGGTAATTGCAGGGTCTAGCCAGTGGTCGAGTTCATCTAACTCGGGAAGTAACAACAGCAGTAAGCCGCCTGCTTTTACCGTGCCCGCTGCCGCTGCGATTTTGTTAGGCACAATACCGCTAAAGCCGTCGTAGACTAGGTTGCTAAATTCTTGTCCGAGTATTTGGTGTAAATGCTCAGGCCAAACGGCATTTTCTAATGTCTTATTGCTACTTAGGATAAGATTATCGTTTGAGTTTGCTAGTAGCTGCTGACACTGCGCGTAACACCAAGCTTGGCTGCCGGTGATAAGCAAGAGTTGCCGATGGCGGGCATCGGCAAGCTGAGAACGTAATTGTGAAAGACTAGAGTGCTTGAAGTCTTGCATAGGCGGTTACTAACCACTTACTACCAACATCATCAAAGCTAACTTGGATGCGTGATTGAGCACCTGCACCTTCATAGTTAAGCACTGTACCTGCACCAAATTTGGCATGGAGGACGCGCTGGCCTAAATTAAAGCCGCTATCTTCAAAGGTCGCGTGACTGATTGATGGGCTGAATCGACCCGAGTTAGCCGGACGAGAAATTTGCGTTTTGATCCGGATTTCTTCCATGCAGTCTTCAGGAATTTCACGTAAGAACCTTGAAGGGCTGTGATGTTTTTCTTGACCATACAAGCGGCGACTTTCTGCGTGGCTAATGTAAAGCTTATCCATGGCACGCGTCATACCGACGTAGCACAAGCGGCGCTCTTCTTCCAAGCGGCCTGACTCTTCATTACTTTGTTGCGATGGGAACATGCCTTCTTCCACCCCAACCATAAAGACCAATGGGAACTCGAGACCTTTGGCCGAGTGCAGCGTCATCATTTGTACCGCATCTTCGTGCTCGTCTGCCTGGCCTTCGCCTGCCTCCAAAGAGGTATAGGCTAAAAAGCCTTGTAATGGTGAAGTAAAATCTTCATCGATAGGCAGCTCATACTGACCACAAGCACTGATCAATTCTTCCAAGTTTTCCACTCGAGCGCGGCCTTTTTCGCCTTTTTCGGCTTGATACATTGCCATGAGACCTGACTGCTCAATGGCTGTCTGTGCTTGTTGTGCCAGTTCAAGCTCGGCAATTTTATCGTCTAGCTGCTCGACTAATTCAATAAATTTTGTCACCGCCGTAGCTGCTCTTCCCGCTAAATGCTTTTGCGCAAGTACGGCTTTGGCTGCATCCCAAAGTGAGAGTGATTCGTGACGTGCACAATCGCGAATATGACTTAACGTTTTATCACCAATACCACGGGTTGGGGTGTTTATCACACGCTCAAATGCCGCGTCGTCATTACGATTACTGATTATACGAAGGTAAGACAGGGCATCTTTAATCTCTTGGCGTTCGAAGAAACGCATACCGCCATAAATACGGTATTTTAGCCCTTCTTGAAGTAAGGCTTCTTCTAACACTCGGGACTGTGCGTTGTTTCTGTAGAGTACCGCGCTGTCGCTGAGCGCATTGCCAGCCTGTAACCAAGATTTAATTTTGCCAACCACAAAGCGTGCTTCATCAAGTTCATTAAAAGCGGCGTAAATTGAAATTGGCTCGCCTTGGTTACCGTCAGTCCAGAGACTTTTACCCATTCGTTCGGCGTTGTTTTCAATGAGCGCGTTGGATGCTTTTAGAATGGTTGCAGTAGAACGATAATTTTGTTCAAGACGGATCGTTTCGGCGTTAAAGTCGTCTAGAAAACGTTTGATGTTTTCTATTTTTGCACCACGCCAGCCGTAAATACTCTGGTCGTCATCCCCTACGATCATGATATTGTTGTCACTACCTGCAAGCAGGCGTAGCCACAAATACTGAATGCTGTTGGTATCTTGGAACTCGTCCACTAGCATATGGCGGAAGCGTTGTTGATAGTGACGTAGCAAGGTAGGTTGTTGCTGTAATAGCTCGTAGCAGCGCAATAGGATCTCGGCAAAATCAACAAGACCGGCTCTATCACAGGCATCTTGGTAAGCACTATACACGTTCAGCATCAGCTGTTCGTTGACATCGTATGCTTGAATATCTTTGGGTCTTAATCCTTCGTCTTTACGCGCGCTGATGTACCAGCTTAACTGCTTAGGTGGCCACTTTTTCTCATCGATATTCATGGCTTTGAGCAAACGGCGGATCATTCGTTGCTGATCATCGCTATCTAGAATTTGAAATGACTCTGGTAATTTAGCTTCACGGTGATGGGCGCGTAACATGCGGTGGGCAAGGCCGTGGAAAGTGCCTATCCACATACCACCAACAGGGCCATTGAGCGTCGCTTCAACACGAGCACGCATTTCTTTGGCTGCCTTATTGGTAAAGGTTACCGCGAAAATACTAAATGCAGAGGCGTGCTCAACTTGCATAAGCCAAGCTATACGATGAACGAGTACTCGTGTTTTACCTGACCCCGCACCTGCGAGCACTAACATGTTTTGCAGAGGTGCGGCGACTGCATCGCGCTGTTTGTCGTTGAGGCCGTCGAGTAATTCTGATACGTCCATTGCTTTGCCTATTTGCTCAAATGATGGCAAGTATACCGAGTCGTTGCCGTAAATCCCAGCATATCGCAAAGCAAACCTAACCGAGTAAAGGTAACGTTATGATTTATAAAGAAACATAAACTGGTTTTTTATACAGTGTTTATATTTATTTTTGCAAAACGTCCTTCAACCGATTTTGTACCTCTGTAACCAATAAATCGGGCTGGAATTTTGATAGAAACGCATTACAACCCACTTTTTCGACCATGGCATGATTAAAGCTGCCACTGAGTGAGGTATTGAGAATGACATAAAGGTCTTTCAGGCGACTGTCATTGCGAATTTCATAGGTGAGTCGATAACCATCCATAACCGGCATTTCTGCATCGGTGATCACCGCAAGTAACTCTTTTTGTACGTCGATACCTTCGTCGGCCCAGTGCTTTAACACATTGAGCGCCTCTTGGCCGTCAGTCGCTGGGATGATTTCTATGCCCAATTGTGCCAAGGTATCGGCAACTTGACGACGAGCAGTCGGCGAGTCATCGGCATGTAGAATTTTACGGCCATGAAACTCGTTGATGATATCTTTATCTAGAATGTCTTGCGGGATCTCAACTTTGTATTCGACGATTTCGGCAAGTACCTTTTCTACATCGATAATTTCAACGATGTGTTCAACGCCGTCACGTTTGATTTTGGTCAGTGCGGTGAGATAGTGATTGCGGCCAACAGACTTAGGGGTTGGCATAATATCGGACCACGTAGTATTGACGATTTGGTCAACTTTACCAACTAAGAAAGCCTGCACTGAGCGGTTGTACTCTGTGATCACTAAGTTGCAGTCTTTGTCTCGGTCGCATGGCGGCATGCATATCGCTTGTCGTAAATCGATAACCGGAATAGACTCACCACGGATGTTGGTTACGCCACACACTTTAGGGTGTGCATTGGGCATTTTGTTAAGATGAGGGAGCTTAACAACTTCTTTTACCTTGAAGACGTTGAGCGCAAAAAAGTGGCGGCTATGAAGATGAAACAATAGCAACTCTAGGCGGTTTTCACCCACCAGTTGTGTGCGTTGATTTACTGAGGCCAATACGCCAGCCATGTTAACCCCTCATTACTTCTTGTAACCTTTTCTAAGACTATATCAAAGAAGTCGATATGTCGTGTTGTTTTTTGGCTAAAATCTGCAGTAAGGTAGCAGTATGTATTTGATAGGGAAGCAATATGCCTATAATTTTTAAGCGCTTAGTTGTTTTGATGCGGGCTCATGTGGATAAGGCCAGCTGGCAACTGTTATTTATGGCAACGCTCATTCATATGTCGGTGACCTGGGGGTTATTATGGCTCAGCAATGAATCGGCGTTATTACCACTGAGCACGTTCTTTTATTACTACGTGGTGACGACTTCAACAGTTGGCTACGGAGACTTTAGTGCAACAACGGATTTTGGCCGTTTAGTCGTTGCCATAATACAGATCCCATTTGGCCTTGCGCTATTTGGTGTGTTATTGGGAAAAGCTGGACAATTTGTGACGTATTGGGTGAGAAGAGGCATGACAGGGGAAAAAGACTTTGCACATTTGCAAAACCACATTGTAATTTTTGGTTGGCATGATGTCAGAACAAAAAAAATGGTGGATTACATTTTAGGTGACAATAAACGCGAAGATAGAAAAATCGTATTAGCCGTCACCGAGGCCATGGAGCATCCGCTGTTGAGTTATCCGGAAGTCGCATTTGCGCGTTTAACCAGCTTTACTGATGACGAACAGCTAAGTCGGATTAACATTGAGCGGGCTGACAAAATCATCATTGATGGCGATGATGATAACCAGACATTTACCACCGCGCTAAAGCTTAGTCGGGTAGTAAAACCCGAAGCACATATTAGCGCGCACTTCTTGGACGATAGCAAAGCACTACTTTTAAGAGAGCATTGTAAAAATGTTGAATGCTCAGCATCTATGTCTGCGGAAATCTTAGTGCGAGCCATGCAAGACCCAGGCTCAAGCCGAGTACAAGAGGAATTGCTGTCGACGCTACACGGCGATACGCAATTTAGCTTAGCCTTACCTGCAGAGGTAAGCTGTTTAACCTTTGGTGATATTTTTGGTTATTTTAAACAGCATCATGATGCGACGCTGCTCGGTGTTGCGCACGATATAAATGCGCTAAATATGGATCTAAACCCACCTCTGGATTACAACATCACAGGGGGAGATATTTTGCACTATATTGCACCACAGCGAGTGCTTGCATCAGAGGTTGACTGGTCATCACTATGTTCGAAGAACTCTTTTTGATGATTGCTGTTGTGTGCGCTTACTTACTTCCTGTCGCTTTGGTTGCAGGAAGCAAGCGCAGCAAAGGGCATGAAAAAAACGGCTGGCTGATAGGAACGCTACTGTTTTCTTGGGTCGCTTTGCTGCTATATATCAGCATAGTGCCTAAGCACGGGCGACAAAAAGGCAAAGCAAAACGTTAGCTTTGCCCCGACATCTCTAAAATAACCTGCCACTCAGGTTCGATGATGGGCATGATGGATAACCTCCCCCCTTTTTTTAGAGCCAGCTCGGTGAGCGCAGTGTTGGCTTTTATCGCTTGCAGGGTCACCGGGCGTAGGTGCCGCTCATATGCTAGAGTGACACCTACCCAGCGAGGGTTATCAGTGCTTGATTTAGCATCATAATAATCACTGCTTAAGTCAAATTGATGTGGATCTGGCTCTGCTGCTTTCACCACTTTGGCAATACCGACAACCGCAGGGACTTTACAGCTTGAGTGGTAAATAAACACTGAGTCACCCACCTTAACCTCGTCACGCAGGAAGTTTCTTGCCTGATAATTACGAATTCCCTCCCAAAAAGTTTGCTGCTCAGGCGCGTTTTTTAAGTCATCAATGGAAAATGCATCGGGTTCTGTTTTAAACAGCCAATAAGCCATATGGGTTAGTCCAATAGTTTGAGTTATGATGTATTATACTCATTTGAGCAATGTACTTGGTTTGCTACCAGTCCGAGTCTTACTTGGATTTGGTAAAAGTATTATCTCATTATAACGACTATCGCCAGTTCTACTAGACGTTCGGAGTGCAACATGAGTCAAGTGTTACAAAATCTGTTGGATTTGCTCAGCCTTGAAGAAATTGAGCAAGGGATATATCGAGGTCAAAGCCAAGACCTTGGTTTTCCTCAAGTGTTTGGAGGTCAGGTGATGGGGCAGGCGTTGTCCGCAGCAAAATACACCTTACCAGAAGGGCGCTTTGTTAACTCGCTGCACTCTTACTTTTTGCGTCCTGGTGATGCAAGCAAGCCCATCGTCTACGATGTCGAAAACATTCGTGATGGTCGCAGTTTTAGCACTCGTAGGATCAGTGCCATTCAATATGGTAAGCCGATATTTTACATGACTGCCTCTTTCCAAGGGGATGAACCCGGCGTTTCTCATCAATCTTTGATGCCGGATGTGCCAGAGCCTGAAACATTGAAGTCATCACTTCACTTTTATCAAGAACATGCGGACCTCATTCCAGAATCACTTCGAGCGAAATTTACGCAAGAAATGCCGCTGGATATGCGCCCTGTAAACTTTCAAAATCCATTCAAACCTAAAAAACAGGACCCGGTGAGAAATGTTTGGTTTAAAGCCAATGGTGACATGCCGGACGACAGAAGGATCCACAACTATTTGCTGGCTTATGCCTCTGATTTTGAATTTCTACCAACTGCACTACAACCACATGGTTTGTCGTTTATGCAGCCAAATATGCAAGTCGCGACAATAGACCATGCGATGTGGTTCCATCGTCCGTTTAGAATGGATGAATGGATTTTATATAGCGTTGATAGTCCGAGCGCGTCTAATGGCCGAGGCCTAGTACGTGGTCAATTTTTCAACCGCCAAGGTGAGTTAGTTGCGTCGACTATTCAAGAAGGCGTGATGCGCCAACGCTAATTTGTTGGAAAGTGTATGGCGCTTTTTAACAGTAATCTTGCTTGGTGCTTTGTGCAGTACTAAGCAAATCACAAACTTACAAATCCATAACTATTTGTTATAAAAATGAATTTAGGTTTGTTGATGGCCGCTTCTTAAGTCGTCTGCACTACTTTTTCCGGTGCTGTACTCGGTTTTATTTTGCACTATCTTTAAAATCCCATCTAGATGTAGCGTTATTGCATTTTTCCCAAACAAAAATTAACACTAAAGTCAGCTAAATTTATCTACATTGTTATTAACAAAACGAATCGCTGCGTCACAGACTGGCGCATATGACTTTAGGAGAATGATAATGAATAAACCGCTTGCCACAGTAATTGCATTGACGTTTGTCGGATTAACCGCGGGTTGCGCAACGGAAGCATCAAGAACGGTAGAAGCACCTAAAGTGGCCTCATATAATCAGACATATAATGGACCAAAAAGTCAGTTAGCGGTTGGTAAATTGCAAAACCGTTCAGCTTTTCACAATGGTGTGTTTAGTTCAGGACCGGATCGCTTGGGTTCTCAGGCTAAAACTATTCTGACCACCCATTTACAGCAGAGTAATCGCTTTATTGTTTTAGATAGAGAAAACATGACAGAGATTGCCCAAGAAGCTGGATTTGCGGGCGCAAAACAAAGTATTAAAGGCGCTAACTTTGTGATCACGGGAGATGTTTCCGAGTTTGGTAGAAAAGAAGTAGGTGATAAACAATTGTTCGGCATCCTAGGTAAAGGAAAATCGCAAATTGCTTACGCTAAGGTAAATCTGAATATCGTTGATGTGACTAGTTCAGAAGTTGTCTACTCAGTGCAAGGTGCTGGAGAATACAGCTTATCTAATCGAGAAGTGGTTGGTTTTGGTGGCACTGCGGGGTATGACTCAACGCTAAACGGCAAGGTATTGGATTTAGCTATTCGTGAAGCCGTTAATAACTTGGTGAGTGGTATCGAGAAAGGCGATTGGAAGCCTTTATAGACAATCCCCACAGCTAATCTAAACCTCAGGTAAATTATGAAGCAAATGATATTTGTGGCGACTTTACTATTGATATTGTCTGGTTGTCAGAGTACGACACCACAATATTATTACGGTTCTTACGAACGTAACCTCTATGAGTTCTTTCGAGGTGATGGGCAGTCGCTTGAGCAGCAGATCAGTCAGTTAGAGTCAAGCATAGCGCGCGCAGAAGTAAAGCAGATCAGTCCAGCACCAGGTATGTATGCGCATCTCGGTTACTTATATTTGATGCAAGGGGATAACGGCAAAGGGTTTGCGTATTTTGAACAGGAAAAACAACTGTATCCTGAGTCCAGGCAATATATCGACTTTTTACTAAAAAATGCACAGGGAGAATAAGATGAAATGGATTAAAGCGAGCTTGGTGCTTTTGACTTTTGCCTTATTGAATGGCTGTGCGACGGCTCCTAAGCAGGATTACAGCGCTTTTATTCAAAGCGATCCTAAGTCGATACTGGTGTTACCGCCTATCAATAATTCCAATGAGGTGGTTGCGCCTTACGGGGTCATGGCGACAGTGGTGAAGCCACTTGCAGACTCTGGCTATTATGTTTTTCCAGTATCTTTGGTCAATGAGACTTTTAAAAATAACGGCTTAACTGTGGCTCATGATGTTCACAATGTTGCGATAGACAAGCTCTATGAAATCTTTGCTGCGGACGCCGCCTTATACATAGAGATTCAAGATTATGGTACGTCATACGTTGTATTAGATAGTGACACTACCGTAGCGCTATCGGCAAGGTTGGTTGATTTAAAAACTGGCCAAGTAATTTGGCGTGGTAAGTCAAAAGCGTCAAGTAGTGAAGACAGAGATGACCGTGATAGCAGTTTGGCTGGCGCATTGATTGGCGCGGTACTAAATCAGGTGATTGAAAGCACTTCAGATAAAGGATTTGAAGTTTCACAGAAAGCATCACAGAGATTATTATCAGCGGACTCAAGCAGTGGTTTGCTTTATGGCGTGCGCTCACCTAAGTATGGGCAGCCGAAGTGAGCCACTAATCCCAATAATAATTGAACTGTAATGAAAGTCGGGATGTTTCTGCATAGTCCCAACCAATCCTTACATCGGATTGAGGCGAAAGCTGGTTTGCGAGCTCAAGTTTGATATGTGCTGCGTGATGAGTGTTTTTCGAGATAGAGGTTCTGAATGCAAAAGAATTATTTAGCCTTGAAAGTAAGCCAACTTCAATACCTGGGCTGAGATAGTAATTGTTATTTATAGAAAAAGTTTCTATTGTTGCGAGAGCAAATGTGATGCTGCTAGCATTTAGCAGATGGGCGTAGCCTGCTGCAGTATTTAATCCAACAAAAGCGCAATCATTACAATAAGCCTGCTGCTTTTCATAGCCTAAGCGTAGGCGCCAAGCCCAGTTTTGGTTATCAAACCCTTTTGCATAGCTTGGATTAAAGGACTCTAAATCCAGCACGTCAAACTTGTAAATATCTATGTCGTTATCAGCTAGCGCAAGTTCTACATCCAGCATTTCTAAGTTTGAAAATTTAACTCTAGCAGTGTCTGGAGAAAGCGAATCAAAATATGTCAATCTAAAGCCAAACCTCGCAGTATACTCTGAATCGGGCTGTGACTGAATGGCTAGGCTTACTTTCGACGGTTTTGTTGCCAAGTGTGGTGCTTTGTCACTTGGTGTTATAGCCGAGAGGGATTTCGCCTTACTGATGCCTGCTGGAAGCTTTATTCGTTCTTTTAGCAATACACGTTTAAACTCGCTGTTGCGTTTCTCGTCTCTTTCTAAGGTAAGTTGCAGCTGTACAAAGCTCATCAATACTTCAAGTAATATTACTTTTTGCTCAGTTGGAAGCTGTTGATACTTTTCATTATTGAAGTCTTTTTGATGGTGATAAAGATGGATTGCCAACGATCTGAGCTCAGGACTTAATTTTTCATATAGGTTGTAGAACTCACTGCTTGTTGAAGGAATATAATGAATCGCTGACACTAAAGAATTATCTTGGTGCTTAGCTTGATTCAATCTATCAAAAATAGTGACAGGGATCACCCAAGGCGGTAGGTCAGCCGTTAATGGCTTATCAAGCACAAGTTCAATAAGTTGTGCGATATGAAATGCGCAATTTTCGTCAGCAAAGTAATAATCAAATTGAGCGTTTAGTAATTCCCAAAGGTGTTTTGTAATAAATTCGACTTCATCTGGTGTTAAATTTAATTTGTACTCCCAAAGGTCACGCAGCTCGTCCGCACTGTAGTTATGGTGATGATGAAAAAATCGCTGATCTGAAAAGCCAGCCTGATAGCCGCCAAATAACCCTCTAGCTATATAAACTAACCCATTTTCGTCCTCTGGAACGATTGCTCCATAATTGACACTCCGGTCTAACAGGATATTGTGAGCTGATTGAGAGCCGATTTTAAGTAACATATGCCCATACAGCGAGGCCGGGTTGCTCATGTATCCGGAGGCAAACACTAAGCTGATAGAATTCCAGTCACCTTCATTTTTCCATTCATCAAAAGCCACGCAAGCTGGCGCTTTTGGCAACGGAACGCCTTGGGATCTTAGCCACTTGGCTCGAGCCGGAAATTGGCACTGTGAACTAGGCTCACGTTGAAAAGCTGCAATAGTTGCATTAAGTTCGTTCGCTGGTGAAAATTGGGTGTGATCAGATAGAAAAAAAGAAGCTGATTTTATTAAACTGTGGCCATCTTTCTTTAGATGGAGAAGTTTTTGCCACGTTGTGTTTTGGGCCAGCTCGTTGGTATCAAAGCTTAATGTGGCTGTACTATAAAACAGTAAGCTGTAAGCTGAATATTTGAGAACGGTCTTCATCAAAAAAGTGAGCACAGCGCTATTAGGTGTGCTCACCTATACCATTTAGCTTGCGTTACACTGAGCTGAATAGCTAGTCGAAACGCGAGTTTCTACGATGTTGTATAGTGCTTCAGCGTTATTTGCAGGCTGCGCTGCGTAGTCATTTCTGATAGCGGTTACAATGTCAGCTGTTGCTGCTGCGTCACAGCCACGTACTGCTAACATCGCAGACACGTATTCACCTTGACCTTCTGCAATTTCTTGCTCCAGTGTAGGGAATGTTTGCTGAATAAACATTGCAGTTTTTACTTCACGACCAGCACAAGATTCTACAGATGAAATCTTTGTAGAAACAGCAGTCGTACCAAGGTCCCAAATGATATTCGAAATTGCAGCAGCTGCACCATTATCTGGGAAGATGATTGCACCGATACCACATTCTTGCCAAGGGTTTACAGAATCAGAAGCGTGTGCAGCTAGAGGGGCAGTCATTGCGCCAACGACGATTGCTGCAGCTAGAGTAGTTTTAAACATTTTACATCCTATAGTTGTTTTTATTTCGCCTAGTCTTCAAAGGCGGAACGGGATTCTATAGGTTAATTTTTAATTCCACAACAATAAACCTCCCACACTTGTAAATTTGTGTAAATGCCTCAGGCGGCTTTAGGCTACTGCTGCTATATTCAATACACTTGAATGAGTTTGGTGCTTATCATGGCAATAATTAGTGAATTTAGACCCGGTTATTTTTGTTGGATTGAATTGTGTTCAAGCGACTGGCAGTCAGCAAAACCTTTCTATAGCCA
This window contains:
- a CDS encoding DUF799 domain-containing protein — its product is MKWIKASLVLLTFALLNGCATAPKQDYSAFIQSDPKSILVLPPINNSNEVVAPYGVMATVVKPLADSGYYVFPVSLVNETFKNNGLTVAHDVHNVAIDKLYEIFAADAALYIEIQDYGTSYVVLDSDTTVALSARLVDLKTGQVIWRGKSKASSSEDRDDRDSSLAGALIGAVLNQVIESTSDKGFEVSQKASQRLLSADSSSGLLYGVRSPKYGQPK
- a CDS encoding DUF3015 family protein, encoding MFKTTLAAAIVVGAMTAPLAAHASDSVNPWQECGIGAIIFPDNGAAAAISNIIWDLGTTAVSTKISSVESCAGREVKTAMFIQQTFPTLEQEIAEGQGEYVSAMLAVRGCDAAATADIVTAIRNDYAAQPANNAEALYNIVETRVSTSYSAQCNAS
- a CDS encoding DUF4810 domain-containing protein, which encodes MKQMIFVATLLLILSGCQSTTPQYYYGSYERNLYEFFRGDGQSLEQQISQLESSIARAEVKQISPAPGMYAHLGYLYLMQGDNGKGFAYFEQEKQLYPESRQYIDFLLKNAQGE
- a CDS encoding Lnb N-terminal periplasmic domain-containing protein — protein: MKTVLKYSAYSLLFYSTATLSFDTNELAQNTTWQKLLHLKKDGHSLIKSASFFLSDHTQFSPANELNATIAAFQREPSSQCQFPARAKWLRSQGVPLPKAPACVAFDEWKNEGDWNSISLVFASGYMSNPASLYGHMLLKIGSQSAHNILLDRSVNYGAIVPEDENGLVYIARGLFGGYQAGFSDQRFFHHHHNYSADELRDLWEYKLNLTPDEVEFITKHLWELLNAQFDYYFADENCAFHIAQLIELVLDKPLTADLPPWVIPVTIFDRLNQAKHQDNSLVSAIHYIPSTSSEFYNLYEKLSPELRSLAIHLYHHQKDFNNEKYQQLPTEQKVILLEVLMSFVQLQLTLERDEKRNSEFKRVLLKERIKLPAGISKAKSLSAITPSDKAPHLATKPSKVSLAIQSQPDSEYTARFGFRLTYFDSLSPDTARVKFSNLEMLDVELALADNDIDIYKFDVLDLESFNPSYAKGFDNQNWAWRLRLGYEKQQAYCNDCAFVGLNTAAGYAHLLNASSITFALATIETFSINNNYYLSPGIEVGLLSRLNNSFAFRTSISKNTHHAAHIKLELANQLSPQSDVRIGWDYAETSRLSLQFNYYWD